In one Chitinophaga sancti genomic region, the following are encoded:
- a CDS encoding PAS domain S-box protein, which produces MHESSPSDQTAQGDQEIQQIKTALHAVGIGIWDIDILQGKVTLDTTCKELFGLPPVANITYDMLLGSLHPADRQLVRESVRKLMQKQNDNSINLRFRTADIDNRSLRWLQVKGQIYFTPDGQVSRLSGIAMDITNEIAANEKAEAAERLSAIAIEGSGAGSFTIDFASDTITYSPSLAHMITGERTGGSHFRDIFLPYVHPEDRKIREQAYEEAMDTGILNYECRFIWKDGSIHWVKIKGKYYYDPTGRPESFSGIGLDVTESRERTRLLKEVEQRFLLAFNNSSISMAFLDKNGVIQEVNKAFAGFLGYTQQELSGMHYRSIVQADYRKENDKLFSSLAHGEQEFYNQIKQYYHKDGGVRWVQVNIASVAMEEANSTHILAIAFDIGNEVAVRKEQQQLLSLVENSNDLIMVSNLDGNVTYINEAGVHLLGLPNKAAAVTHPMKDFFEPVFYEQVKGSIIPELMREGKWTGRQTYQHQETGEALPFMTNAFRLDSPMSGKPIAVAGVARDLRTELETQKALKESENRFRSLVEEAPVPTALYVGRELIIEVANDAMLSLWDRGNIIIGQPLTRALPELHGHQFLDIMDEIFNTGEVFHGREMPVELISNGSRALMYLNITFKPLQDPQGEVYAILNMAIDVTQQVVAKNKILENQSFLESEVLERTEELAASNEELAAMNEELQEANMHLVRSNQELEQYAYVASHDLQEPLRKIRIYADLLAKKNDLNIEHKRLVDKINQSSERMSMLIKDLLEFSRLLETGNMLRDVDLTELLLMVSKDFELIIEEKKARINIGKLPVIQGVPLQMNQLFYNLMSNALKFTQEGITPVIEIQAHVISLAEAANYLRMPEQGKQYYDISFRDNGIGFDNKYAEQIFEVFKRLHNRNQYPGSGIGLSLCRRIVGNHGGHMYVLSAPDEGTIFHIILPGKQITG; this is translated from the coding sequence TACCGCCGGTAGCAAATATTACCTACGACATGTTGCTGGGAAGTTTGCACCCTGCTGACAGACAGCTGGTACGTGAGTCTGTAAGAAAACTCATGCAAAAGCAAAATGACAACAGCATCAATTTGCGATTCAGAACTGCTGATATTGACAACAGAAGCCTTCGCTGGCTACAGGTAAAGGGGCAGATCTACTTCACGCCCGATGGCCAGGTAAGCCGCCTTTCGGGCATAGCCATGGACATTACCAACGAAATAGCCGCCAATGAAAAAGCGGAAGCAGCAGAAAGACTTTCTGCTATCGCGATAGAAGGTTCAGGGGCAGGATCTTTCACCATCGATTTTGCCAGTGATACCATTACTTACTCTCCTTCACTCGCACACATGATTACGGGCGAACGGACAGGTGGCAGTCACTTCAGAGATATATTCCTGCCCTATGTTCACCCCGAAGATCGCAAGATACGGGAACAGGCATACGAAGAAGCGATGGATACCGGGATACTGAATTACGAATGCCGTTTTATATGGAAAGATGGTTCTATTCACTGGGTCAAGATCAAGGGTAAGTACTATTACGATCCTACGGGCAGACCCGAATCTTTTTCGGGTATCGGGCTGGATGTCACTGAGTCAAGAGAACGTACCCGCCTGCTGAAAGAAGTAGAACAACGATTCCTGCTTGCATTTAATAACTCCAGTATCAGCATGGCATTCCTCGATAAAAACGGGGTAATACAGGAGGTGAATAAAGCATTTGCAGGGTTCCTGGGTTATACACAGCAAGAGCTTTCCGGCATGCACTACAGAAGCATTGTGCAGGCAGATTATAGAAAAGAGAACGATAAATTGTTTTCCAGTCTTGCACACGGCGAACAGGAATTTTACAACCAGATCAAACAATATTACCACAAGGATGGCGGTGTACGCTGGGTACAAGTCAACATAGCCTCAGTAGCTATGGAAGAAGCCAATTCCACACACATCCTCGCCATTGCTTTTGATATAGGCAACGAGGTAGCCGTACGTAAGGAACAACAGCAACTCTTATCATTGGTAGAGAATAGCAATGACCTGATCATGGTAAGTAACCTTGATGGGAATGTTACCTATATCAACGAGGCTGGTGTTCACCTGTTAGGCCTGCCTAACAAGGCAGCGGCCGTTACTCACCCGATGAAAGACTTCTTTGAACCGGTATTTTATGAACAGGTAAAAGGCAGTATCATTCCGGAATTAATGAGGGAAGGTAAGTGGACTGGCAGACAAACCTACCAACACCAGGAAACGGGCGAGGCCCTGCCATTCATGACGAATGCCTTCAGGCTGGATAGCCCCATGAGCGGGAAACCGATTGCTGTAGCGGGTGTAGCCAGAGATCTGCGTACAGAACTGGAAACACAAAAAGCACTCAAAGAAAGTGAAAACAGGTTCCGCTCACTGGTAGAAGAAGCTCCTGTACCCACTGCATTGTATGTAGGCAGAGAACTGATCATCGAGGTTGCGAACGACGCGATGCTTAGCCTCTGGGATAGAGGTAATATCATTATAGGCCAGCCACTCACCCGCGCATTGCCAGAACTACATGGCCATCAGTTCCTCGATATCATGGATGAGATCTTCAATACCGGGGAAGTCTTCCATGGCCGTGAAATGCCTGTCGAGTTGATAAGTAATGGCAGCAGGGCGCTCATGTACCTGAATATTACCTTCAAACCATTACAGGACCCACAGGGAGAAGTATACGCTATTTTAAATATGGCCATCGATGTGACACAGCAGGTAGTGGCTAAAAATAAGATCTTAGAAAACCAGAGCTTCCTGGAATCGGAAGTTTTAGAACGTACAGAGGAACTGGCTGCTTCCAATGAGGAACTGGCTGCCATGAACGAAGAATTGCAGGAAGCGAATATGCACCTGGTAAGATCTAACCAGGAGCTGGAACAATATGCTTATGTAGCCAGTCATGACCTGCAGGAACCCCTGCGCAAGATCAGGATCTATGCAGACCTGCTGGCTAAAAAAAATGATCTGAATATAGAGCATAAGCGACTGGTAGATAAGATCAATCAGTCGTCTGAACGTATGTCGATGCTGATCAAAGACCTGCTGGAATTCTCCCGCCTGTTGGAAACGGGGAATATGCTGCGGGATGTAGATCTGACAGAACTCCTGCTAATGGTGAGCAAGGATTTTGAACTGATCATTGAAGAAAAGAAAGCCCGTATTAATATTGGGAAATTACCTGTGATCCAGGGTGTGCCCCTGCAAATGAATCAGTTGTTTTATAACCTGATGAGCAATGCCTTGAAATTCACACAGGAAGGAATAACACCCGTAATAGAAATTCAGGCTCATGTAATCTCACTGGCAGAAGCAGCAAACTACCTGCGAATGCCGGAGCAGGGTAAGCAGTATTACGATATTTCATTTAGAGATAATGGGATTGGCTTTGATAATAAATATGCAGAGCAGATCTTCGAGGTGTTTAAACGCCTTCATAACAGGAACCAATATCCCGGTTCTGGCATTGGATTATCATTGTGCAGGAGGATAGTGGGGAATCACGGCGGGCATATGTATGTATTGTCAGCGCCGGATGAAGGAACCATCTTCCATATTATTCTGCCGGGGAAACAGATAACAGGGTAG